The Streptomyces sp. NBC_01463 DNA window AGGGACGCGGCCGGCGGGCTCGATCTCGGCCCGCTGTGGCTGCTGATGAACGAGCGCGGTCACAGCCCGGACTTCTTCTGCCCGCCGCCGCAGGGGCCCCTCACCACCTTCGAGGAGGAGATCGCGGGGGTGCGGGCCGTCGATCCGGCGCTGGCGCGGGAGGACATGGTGCTGGCGCTCGCCGGCCGGCCGGGCGCGCTGGACTCCCCCGCCGGGCGTGCGCTGCTGGCCGATCCCGCGCGGACCGTGCGGGAGCTGGCCGATCTGCTGGAGCGGGCCTGGCGGGCGCTGATCGAGCCGCACTGGCCCCGGCTGCGCGCCCTGCTGGAGGCCGATGTGGCCTACCACTCGCGGCGGCTGGCGGCGGTCGGCTTCGAACGGCTGCTGGGTGAGCTGAGTCCGCAGCTGAGCTGGGCGGACTCGACGCTCACCATCGCCCGCACGTCGGGCCGGCACACCCGGGTGCTCGGCGGGCAGGGGCTGGTGCTGATGCCGTCCGTCTTCGCCTGGCCGAACGTGGTCGGCGGCTTCGAGCCGCCCTGGCTGCCCGCGGTGATCTACCCGGCGCGCGGCATCGGCGGACTGTGGACGGAGCCCGCCGACAGCACCCCGGACACGCTCGCCCGGCTGCTGGGGCGGGCGCGCGCCGACGTCCTGTGCGCGCTGGACGAGCCGGCGGGCACCACGGCGCTCGCCCACCGCCTCGGCCTCGCCCCGTCCTCCGTGTCGGAGCACCTGTCGGTGCTGCGGGCGTCCGGGCTGCTGACGTCGCGCCGCTACGGCCACCAGGTGCTGTACGAACGGACGCCGCTCGGCATCGCGCTGGCCGTGCCGCAGCACCCGTAGCCACGGCAGGTCACAGGCCCAGCGTGCTGAGGCGGTCCTCGTAGCGGATGGCGAGGTCCTCGGGCTCGTCGGCCGGCTGGTCCCACATGCCGTCCAGCTCGGCCCGGACGGCGGCGGGCAGTGCCTCGTAGCGCCGGCTCCACGAGTCGCCGTCCGGCATCCAGTAGCCGACGACCTTGAAGCGCCCCGCCGGCAGCCCGAGTTCCCTGCGCAGATAGCGGCGTACGGCACGCAGCGCGTCCGTCTGGCCGGCGACCCACACGTAGCCGCCGGTCAGGTCCGTGCCGGGCGGGACCGCGGCGGCGACCAGTTCGGCCAGCCGGCTGGGGCCGTGGCCGTTGCCGCCGTAGGTCCAGGTCGCCCGGACACCTGGCCGGTCCGGGAGCGGCTGCACGCAGGACGCGTCGGGGACCTCCAGGACCGCCCGGGTCGTGATGTGGCCCCGGCTGTTCTCGACGAGGCGCCCGACGGCGGGCAGACCGCTCAGGTCGGAGACGAGGACCTGCCAGGAGAGGTCGTCGGGCGGACTGTAGAGGCCGGTCGGGGAGTTGAGGCCGATCACGTCCCCGGGGCGGGCGGCGGCGGCCCAGGTGGACGCCGTCCCGTGGCCGTGCAGCACGAAGTCGATGTCGATCTCGCCGGTCTCCGGGCGGGCCGCACGGACGGTGTAGGTGCGCACCGGGGCCTCGGGCCGCCCTTCGGGGGTCTGCCAGCCGCCGTTCTCCGTCGCGTCGGGCAGGGAGACGTCGGTGCGGTCGGGGCCGTGCGGGAGGAACAGCCGGACGTACTCGTCGCCGACGCCGGTGGAGGTGAACGCGGCGAGGCCCTCGCCGTGGAACGTGATGCGGACCATGGTCGTGGTGAGCGGCCGGACGCGGGCCACCACGGCGCGGTGAATGGTCATGAGTGCTGCTCCTTCAGGTGCGGGGTCGGGGTCGGGATCGGGTGCGTGGCCGGGCCCGGAACCGGGCCGGGACGGGGCACGGTGGCGGCGCGGTTGCCGGTGTACGCCTGCCAGAGCGCGGCGTACTCACCGGCGGCGGCGAGCAGTTCGTCGTGCGTGCCCTGCTCGGCGACCTCGCCGCGGCGGAGCAGCAGGATGCGGTCCGCGTCGCGCGCCTGCTCCAGGCGGTGCGCCACGATCACGCTGGTGCGGTCCCGTGTGACGCGTGCGAGTGCCGTCCGCAGCTGGGTGCGGGTCTGCGGGCCCGACTGGGCGGTGGCCTCGTCCAGGACGACGATGTCCGGGTCGGCGAGGAGCGCGCGGGCCAGCGCGAGGTGCTGGAGCGCCCCGTCGTCGAGGGCGACGCCGCTGGCGCCGAGGACGGTGCCGAGCCCCGGCTCCGCCTCCAGCGCCCAGCCGGCCCCGGTCTCGTGCAGGGCGAGGCGGAGTTCGTCGTCGGTGGCGGCGGGCCGGGCGATCCGGAGGTTGTCCGCCAGGGTGCCGCCGAACAGATGGGTCTCCTGGGTGACCAGATAACGGGACGGGGTCCGGCCGTCCCGCGGTCCGCCGGTGTCGATCTCCCCGCGGTCGGGTACGGCCAGGCCCGCGATCAGATGGGCCAGGGTGCTCTTCCCGGATCCGCTGGCGCCGACGAGCGCGAGGCTCGTCCCCGGGGGCACGTGGAGGGAGACGTCGCGCAGGGCGTGACGGGTGCCGTCGTACGAGAACGAGACGCCCTTCACGTCGATGCCCGGGCTGCGCGGCGGCCGGTCCGCTCCCCCGGTCCGGCCGCCGGCCGCGGTGCCGGTGTCCCGGCCCAGGTCGGTGACGCCGACGAGCCGGGACAGTCCGGCAGTCGCCCGCTGGATGTCGTCCAGGCTTCCCAGGAGCGCCCCGACCGGGCCGAAGAGGCGGTGGAAGTACAGCGCGGCGGCCGTGGCGGCGCCGACCGAGACGGCCCCGGAGCGGAGGAGCACGAAGCCCGTGCCGAGCACGGCGGCGAGTCCGAGGAACTCCGCGGCGTTGAGCAGCCCCGTGAACCGGTTGCGCAGCCGGACACCGTCGCGCTGGCGGGCGATGGCCTGTTCGCTGTGTGCGGCCAGTGCGGCGAGGTGCCGGTCCTGGGTCCGGTACGTGCGGATCGTCTCGGCCCCGTGCACCGCCTCGATGACGGACTGGCCGCGGGCGGACTCCAGCCGGCGGATGTCCGCGTAGACCGGGTGCGAGCGGGCGAGGAAGCTCCGGGTGGCGAGGATGTGGACGGGCAGGCAGACGAGGCCGGCCAGGGCCAGCCGTACGTCGAGGACCGCGAGGCCCACCAGGCTCAGGCCGATGGTGAAGGTCGCGGCGGTGATGTCGGGAAGGACCTCGGAGGCCGCTTCGGAGACCGCCTCGACATCGCGGGTCACGCGGGAGACGACGTCGGAACTGTCCGAGGACTCCAGCGTGCGCGCCGGAAGGTGGACCGCGGTCTCGAACACGTCCTCGCGCAGGGCGGCGAGCACGCCCTGGACGAGGACGACGAGCATCCGGCCGCCGGCGTACGCGAGCGCCGCCCCGGCGGCGGCGACGAGCACGAGCGCGACGCCGAGCACGGTGACGCGGCCCCGGCCGCCGTCGTCCGCGACGGTGTCCACGAGGCCGCCGAGGAGCGGGGGCGTGGCGAGGGTGACGGCCGAGCCGCCGAGCAGGGTGAGCAGGGCGAGGGCGAGCCGGCCGCGGTGCGCGCCGAGCCGGCGGACGAGTTCCCGCCGGGTGCGGCGGGGGCCGGCGATGGGCAGGGTGCCGTGCGCGGGGGTCACCTGGCGGTTCCGTTCGGTTCGGGTGCGGCGCCGCCGAGGTCGACGACCCGGTCGCAGGCGGAGAGCAGGATGTGGCTGCTGGTGATCAGGAGTGTCGTGGCGGGCAGGCCGCGCAGCCCTGCGGCGATGCGCTGTTCGGTCACCGGGTCGACCGCGGTGGTGGGTTCGTCGAGGACGACGAGGTCGGCGCCGCTGTGCAGCGCGCGGGCGAGCAGCAGGCGCTGGCGCTGGCCGCCGGAGAGCCTGCGGCCGTGCTCGCCGACCTCGGCCCGGTCGCCCCCGATCCGTTCGAGTACGTCGTCGAGCATGGCGGCCCCGAGCACCGCCGGGTCGCTCTCTTCGCCCGCCGGGGTGAGGTTTGCGCGCAGGGTCCCGGAGAACACCGCGCCGTGGTGGGGCGGGGCCGTGATCCGGGCGCGCACCGGATCCGGGCCGAGGTCGACGGCGTCGACGCCGTCCAGCAGGAGTTCACCGCGGCCGAGCGGGACGCGGTAGCCGAGCCGGTCGCTGAGTTCCCTGGCGTGCCCGGGGTGACGGGGGACGACGCCGAGGAGTTCGCCGGGCCGCAGGTCGAGGGGTGTGCCGTGCTCGGGCGGGTGCCAGCGCAGCGCGGGCACGGCGGTGGCGGCGGTCTCCGTGAGGGCCGCGACGGGCGGGATCAGCGGGGGTTCGTCCAGCAGGTCGCCCAGCCGCCGGGCGGAGGCCCGCTTGTGGATCCAGTTGGAGGCGAACGTGCCGACATGGGCCAGTGAGCCCTGGAGGAACTGGGCGAGTCCGAGGACGGTGACCAACTGGCCGACGGTGATGCTGCCGTCGAGGGCGAGATACCCCGAAGCCGTCGCAAGCGCGGCGAGGAACACCCCCGACAGGAGCAGGCTGAGGCTCCCGTAGGCCAGGACCGAGCGGGAGGCGGCCACGGCGCCGCGCCGCGACGCGCCGCTCGCGACGCGGTAGCGGCGGGCGGCCTCCGCACGGGCGTTCATGCCGATGACCACCCGGAGTCCGGTGATCATGTCGGTCGCCACCTCGCCGGCCCGGGCCGCCGCGCCCTGTTCGGTCATGCCCCGTGCCTCCAGCGGCATCGAGACCCTGCGCATCACGACGAGCACCAGGACCGTGCCGGCGATGACGCCGAGGCCCAGGGGTACGGAGATCACGAGTAGCGCCGTCGACGCCGTGAGGATCGCGGTGACGGTCGCGGCCTGCTGGGCGACGCTCCAGGAGACCCCGGCGACCCGGTAGGTGTCGGACGAGACCAGGGAGAGCGCCTCGCCCGGCCCCGGCCGGCGGCGCAGCGAGCGCGGGTCGAGCAACCGGGTCATCACCCGTTGCCGCAGCGCGTGTTCGCCGTATCCGTAGACGTCCACCATGGCGGTGGACGCCCGCTGGTACGACAGGGACAGGACGACGAAGACCACGCCGAGCACGCCGAGCCACCCCAGCAGCGCGGCGCGGTCCGACGGCACCAGGGCCCGGTCGATGACGACGCCGATGAGCACCGGGACCAGTGCCTCGCACAGCTGGTGGACCATGAACGCGAGGGTGACGAGGGTGAGCCGGCGGCCGCGCCCGTCGCGCAGGAGCGCCACCCGGAACAGCGCCGTGACGGAGTTCGGCCCGAGCCCTGCGGGACGGGTCTCCCGGGTCGCCCTCACCGGGTGTCCCGCTGCCGGCCCAGCGGGATGACCATGGGGGTGCCGGTGACCGGGTCGGGGACGACCTGGCAGGGCAGGTCGAACACGTCCTCCACCAGGGCGGCGGTCACGACCTCCCGCGGGGTGCCCTCGGCGACGACCCGGCCGTCGCGCATGGCGATGAGATGGCTCGCGTAGCGGGCCGCGTGGTTCAGGTCGTGGAGGACGGCGACGAGGGTGTGCCCGGCGCGGTGCAGATCGGTGAACAGCTCCAGCAGGTCGATCTGGTGGGCGATGTCGAGGAACGTGGTCGGTTCGTCCAGCAGCAGGACCGGGGTCTGCTGGGCGAGGACCATCGCCACCCAGACGCGTTGGCGCTGGCCTCCGGAGAGTTCGTCGACCGGCCTGCCGGACAGCTCCGTGACGGAGGTGGCCGCCATGGCGTCCCGTACGGCCTGCTCGTCCTGCCGGGTCCACTGGCGCATCAGCTTCTGGTGCGGGTGGCGTCCGCGGGAGACGAGGTCGGCGACGGTGATCCCGTCGGGCGCGAGCGAGGTCTGCGGGAGCAGCCCGAGGGTGCGCGCCACTTCCCTGGAGCCGTACTCCGCGATGGACCGGCCGTCGAGGACGACCTTTCCCGCGGTGGGCTTCAGCAGCCGGGACACGGCACGCAACAGGGTCGACTTGCCGCAGGCGTTGGGGCCGATGATCACGGTGAACGAACGGTCCGGGATCGCGATGTCCAGATGCTCCGACACGGGCCGCCGGCCGTAGCCGAGGGACGCGTCGAGCACCTCCAGACGGGCCGGGACCGGGGTCCCGGTGCGCTGTGTCGTGATGGTCACGGGTACTCCTCGCGGATGGGCGGGCTCGGGGCGGCGGGACGGTGGGGCGGCTGCGGTCATCCGCGCCGTCCCGCGTACTGGCGGGCGAGCAGCCAGGCCAGATAGGCGCCGCCGACGCACACCGTGACGACGCCCACCGGCAGGTCGACGCGCTGGGCGATGAAGTCGGCGCCGGCCAGGACCGCGGCGCCGGTCAGCGCCGCCGGGACGATCCGCACCGTGGTGGAGCCGCGGGTCAGCCGCTGGGCGATCTGCGGGGCCGCGAGCGCGATGAACGAGATCGGGCCGACGGCGGCGGTCACGAGCGCGGTGAGCGCCACTCCGACGAGCGTGGCCGCGAGCCGGGCGCGCTGCGCCCTGACGCCGAGGGCCACGGCCGCGTCGTCGCCCAGTTCCAGGTGGACCAGGGGCCGCGCCACCGCCGCCGAACAGATCAGCAGGACGACGAAGACGCCCGCCGTCACCCGCAGTTGCTCGAAGCCGAGGCCGCTGAGGGACCCCGCTCCCCAGGTCGCCGCCAGCATGGCCTGCTGCGGGTTGACGGACAGGAGGAGCATCGAGGTGAGGGACGAGAGGAACGCGCCGACGGCGATCCCGACGATGATGAGCCGGAAGGGGGCCAGCCCGCCCCGGTAGGCCAGCAGATACACCAGTAGTGCGGTGAGCGCCCCGCCGATCAGCGAACCCGAGGCGACGGCCAGGTAGTCGGCGGTGCCCAGCAGCAGCAGCACCACGCTCGCGCCGGCGTACGAACCGGAGGCGAAGCCGATCACGTCGGGCGAGCCCAGCGGGTTCTTGGTGAGCGACTGGAAGAGCGCGCCGCTGATGGCGAGTGCCGCGCCGCAGACGATCGCGAACAGCAACCGGGGCAGCCGCCAGTCCACGACCACCAGCCGGTCCCGGGGGTCGGCGTCCGGGTCGAACAGGGCGGACAACACCTGGACCGGGGTGAGCCGGATGGATCCCGTGGCGAGGGTGAGGACGCCGAGGGCGGCCACGGTGACGGCCAGGGCGGCGCAGACGAGGACGGAGCGCCGCTCGACCCGCAGGGCCAGGCCGGTCCGCCGCCAGGTCCAGACCCGCCGGCCGAAGTCGACCCGGTCCGGTGCGGCCGGCTCGTCCGTCGTTCCGGTGGCCGCGGCCGGGGCGGTGGTCCCGTCGGTCGCGGGCGGGTTCGTTGTTCCGGTGGTCACAGGGTGCTCACCTTCCGGCGCCGGACGAGGGCGACGAGGACGGGGGCGCCGACGAGCGCGGTGACGAGGCCGACCCGCATCTCGCCGGAGGGCAGGACCACGCGCCCGATGATGTCGGCGGCCAGCAGGAAGGCGGGCGCGGCGACGATCGTGACGGGCAGGATCCACCGCTGGTCGGGTCCGGTGAACCAGCGCACGACGTGGGGCACCATCAGCCCGACGAACGAGATCGGGCCGGCGACGGCGACGGAGGTCCCGGCGAGCAGGGTGACGGCGATGACCAGGACCACCCGGGTCAGCGCGAGCCGGGTGCCCAGGGACCGGGCGAGGTCGTCGCCGAGCGCCAGCGCGTTGAGCGAGCCGGCGCTGCACAGTCCGAGGACGAGCCCGGCGCCGATCAGCGGCAGGGCGATGGGGAGGATGTCGAGGGACCGGCCGCCGATGGAGCCGACACCCCAGAACCGCATCACGTCGAAGGTGGTCGTGTTCTTGAGCGCCGTGGCGGAGGTGAAGCCGCCGCACACGGCGGTGAACGCGACGCCCGCGAGGGTGAGTTTGACCGGGCTGCCCCGGTCGGCGCCGATCGAGCCGAGCGTGTAGACGAGCACGGTCAGCCCGAAGGCCCCCGCCAGCGCGAACCAGATGAACTGGCCGGCGCCGGTGTACCCAAGCACGGCGACGGCGAAGGTCACCGCGAGGCTCGCGCCCGCGTTCACCCCGAGGATGCCCGGATCGGCCAGGGGGTTACGGGTGAACGCCTGGATCAGTGCGCCGCTGAGGCCGAGGGCCGCGCCGACGACCAGCCCGATCACCGTGCGCGGCACGCGCAGTTCGCGCACCATCACGTGTTCGTCGGAGTCGTCGAAGTGGAACAGCGCGTCCCACACGGTGCCGGGGGCGATGGACCGGGCGCCGACCATCACGCTGAGGACGGCGACGGCGAGCAGCAGCACGAGCGCGGTCAGCAGGATCAGCAGGCGGGTCCGGGTGCGCGGTGCCGGGCCCGCGCCGCGGCGCGGGCCCGGCGCATCGTGCGCCGTACCGGTGGTGGGGTCACCCGTGGGTGGGGCGGTCGTCATGGTTGTCCTTGGAAGTGGGCGTCACCCGGGGAGGCGGCGGACGGCGGTCAGGAGTCCGCGCCGGTGCTGCCCTTGCCCGCGACGGCGTCGGCGAGCATCGGGACGTAGCGCTCCAGGGCCCAGGGGATGGAGAGCACGGACGGGCCGCTGGTGGCCATGCCCAGGGTCGGGTCCTGCACGAACGCGTAGTTCTTCGCGGCGATCGGCTTCCAGCGCGAGAACAGCGGGTCCTTGAGCGTGTACGGGACCTCGTCGGCGCCGTTGGCCCAGCCGACGAAGACGTCGGCCTCGATCGTGTCGAGCTTCTCCAGGCTGACTCCGCCGTACCAGTTGGTGCCCTTCGCGGTGGACGCGATGGCCTTCATCGACGGGGTGTTCTCGAAGCCCATCTCGGTCAGCAGCCGGACGCGGGCGTCGTAGTTGAGGTAGAGACCGAGCTCCGTCGAGCCGGGGGTGAGGGCGAGTCCGTACGTGAACGTCCTGCCCTTGAACTCGGGGTGCTCCCGGGTCACCGCGGTCAGCCGGCCCTGGACGTCGGTGACGAGGCCCTCGGCCTTCTTCGTCTCGCCCATGGCCTTGCCGATGGTGCGGGTCATCTCCTGCCAGGTCCCGCCGTCCCAGGGCTTGTTCAGGTACGGGACGGTGGGGGCGATCTCGGAGAGGCGCTTGTAGTCGACGTCGGAGATGCCGGAGTACAGGCCGACGATGAGGTCCGGCTTCAGCGAGAGGATCTGCTCGAAGTCGATCTCGCCCGCGTCGCCGTAGTTCAGCGTCTCGGGCAGCGGCCCGCCGAGCTTCTCGACCGTGCTGCGGAACCAGGGGGTGTAGCCCTGCTTGTCGCCGCCCCACTGCTCGTCGACGCCGACGGGGACGGTGCCCAGTGCCGCGACCACGTCGAGCGACATCCAGCTGACCGCGACGACGCGCTTCGGCTTCGCCTTGATCGTCGTGGTCCCGTGGCCGTGCTTGATGCTCACCGGGAAGGCGGCCGAGGCGGCACCGGCCCGCACCTTGGCCGTGTCCGGTTCGGACCCGCCGCTGCCGCAGCCCGCCAGCACCACGACGGCGGCGATCGTCAGCGTCACGAGGCGCGCCACGGCGCCCGGTCTGCGTCCTGCCGGGATGGAAGGGGACATGCTTCTCCTCGGTTCTTCAGCGTTCGGTTAGGTAACCCTCACCTAACTGAAAACTAAAGAACCGGGCCGCCCGGAGGGGACGCGGACCGGCCATGATGTGTCGAGATTCGGCCACGTACAGGATTGACGGGACCCTGCCCCGGGGACGTGCTCAGTGGCCGGACTGCGCCGGCACCGTCTGCTCGCGCAGATACCCGGTCGGACTGACGCCGGTCACCCGGCGGAAGGCGGCCGAGAACGCGCTCGTCGTGGAGTAGCCGCAGCGGTGCGCGACCAGGTTGACGGGGCGGCCCTGCGCCAGCAGCGTCGTCGCCTCGGACATCCGGACCAGCGAACGCCACCGCGCGAAGGACATGCCGACATCGCGGCCGAACGCCCGGTTGACGGTGCGTACGCTCAGCGCGTGCCGCGCCGCCCAGGCCTCCAGCGAGAGTTCGCTCTCCGGGTCACGCATGACGTCGTCGGCCAGGGCGCGGATCCGCGCGTCCGCCGGGACGGGGACGTCGATGGCGGGACACGGGTCCTCCTCCAGAAGCTCGATGACGACGCGCTGGGTCCGCAGCCGGAGATCGTCGGGCATCGGGGTGGCGTCGAGGTGGAGCAGCATCTCCTGGAGGGCGCGCCGCACCCTCAGCGGGCGCTGGGCGGTCCAGTGCGGCGGGATCGCCGCGCTGGTCACGTACGTGTAGCAGCTCACGCTGCCCGGATCGGACCAGGAGTCGTGCGGGGTGCCGGGCGGCAGCCAGATCCCCTGGCCGGGCACGAGCCGGCGCACGGTGTCGCGGGTGTGCAGCGTCAGCGAGCCGTGGTGCGGCCAGACCAGGAGCCCGTCGGAGTGGGTGTGCACGCCGGGGACGACGGGCACGGCCGGCGGGGATCCGTCGAAGACGGCGGTGGCGAGCAGATAGGGGGCGGTCACCTCGGCGCCGCCCGCCGACGGCTCGGCCCATCGGAGCGCGACCGCCGGACGCGTTTCGCCGCGCTCGCGGACCGGGACTGTAGCCAGCATGAACTTAGGTTACCCTAACCCGCCCTCGCCCGGCGGTCCGCCGGAGCGCGAGGACGGGCGGGACGCGGCGTCAGTCCGCGAGGTAGCGTTCGACCGTCTCGACCTTGGAGGTCAGACCGTCGGTGACACCCGGACGGATGTCGGCCTTGAGCACGAGGGAGACCCGGCCGGCGCGCGCCTCGACGGCCTGAACGGCGCGCTTGACGACGTCCATGACCTCGTCCCACTCCCCCTCGATGGAGGTGAACATGGCGTCGGTGCGGTTGGGCAGCCCGGACTCGCGGACGACCCGGACGGCGTCGGCGACGTACTCGCCGACGTCCTCGCCGACACCCAGCGGACTGACGGAGAAGGCGACGATCATGCGCTGACCGTGCCTTCCCGGCGGGCCCGGGCGGCGATGACGCCGTCGGCCTCGTAGCGCTTGAGCACCTTGTCGCCGTACAGACCGCCGAACGGCAGCACGCAGAGCAGGAAGAAGAACGCGACCCGCTTGAGCGGCCACTTGGTCTTGTTCCAGACGTCCAGCAGCAGGACGACGTAGATCACGAAGAGCACGCCGTGCAGCATGCCGAGCGGCATCATCAGGAAGTCGATGTCGGAGACCCGGCTCAGCACCGAGCCGAAGAGGATCAGCGCGGGGAAGGAGAGCGCCTCGGGAATCGAGATGAGGCGCAGCCGGTGCAGGGCGGTAGCGGTCTTGATGTCCACGGGGGCACCTTCGGTGGGAGGACGGTGACGGCTTGTGAACGCAGGCACAAGCGCCACCCATTGTGGCATCGCCGCCCGCGGCGCCCGGCGGCGGGGGCGGGCCCGCGCCGCTCGCTCCGCAAGAGATACGTCCCGATTGCGTCCGGGTCCGGTACCGGATGCGTATCAGGGGCGGTTCAGGGGCCCGATCGTGCCGCGGACCCTGTCCCGCCGGCGGTCCCTGCCGCTACCGTCGCCGGGTGGCAATGTTCCGACTCCAAGGCAGCAAGACGCTCGCCGTCGACCTGACCGGCGATGCCGTCAAGGCGAAGAACGGCTCGATGGTCGCCTACGACGGCCGGATGACGTTCAAGAAGATGACCGGCGGCGGTGAGGGTCTGCGCGGCATGGTGACCCGCCGGCTGACCGGTGAGCAGATGACCGTGATGGAGGTGACCGGGCAGGGCACCTGCTTCTTCGCCGACCGCGCGAGCGAGATCAACCTGGTCTCCCTGCGCGGCGAGAAGCTGTTCGTCGAGGCGAGCAACCTGCTCTGCACCGACGCCGGGCTGCGCACCGGCACCACGTTCACCGGGCTGCGCGGCGGCGCGACGGGCAACGGCCTGTTCACCACCACGGTCGAGGGGACGGGCCAGGCGGCGATCATGTCGGACGGTTCGGCCGTGGTCCTGCGGGTCTCCGCCCAGTACCCGCTCTTCGTCGACCCGGGCGCGTACATCGCCCACCAGGGCAACCTCCAGCAGCACTTCCAGTCCGGGGTGAACTTCCGGACGCTGATGGGCGAGGGATCGGGCGAGTCCTTCCAGATCCGGTTCGAGGGCGAGGGACTCGTCTACGTCCAACCCAGCGAGCGGAACACGATCGGGGGCGATGTCTGATGCCGTTCCGCGAGATCAACTCGAAGATGGTCGAGGCGACGGTGATCCCCGGCCAGAAGATGTACAGCCAGCGCGGGGCGATGCTGGCCTACCGCGGCGAGGTGTCGTTCACGCCGAACATCCAGGGCGGCCAGGGCGGGGTGATGTCGATGATCGGCCGCCGCATGGCGAACGAGGCGACCCCGCTGATGACGGTCGAGGGCAGCGGCACGGTGATGTTCGGCCACGGCGGCCATCACATCCAGGTGATCACCCTGACCGGGGACACCCTCTATGTGGAGGCCGACCGGCTGCTCGCCTTCGACGGGACGCTCCAGCAGGGCACGATGTTCATGGGCTCGCAGGGCGGCGTGATGGGCATGGTGCGCGGCCAGGTGACCGGGCAGGGCCTGTTCACCACGACCCTCAAGGGCCATGGCGCGGTGGCGGTGATGGCGCACGGCGGGGTGATCGAACTGCCGATCACGCCAGGTCGCGACGTACATGTGGACCCGCAGGCGTACGTCGCGCACCACGGCGAGGTGCGCAACAAGCTCTCCACCGCGCTGGGCTGGCGCGACATGGTGGGACGGGGTTCCGGCGAGGCGTTCCAGCTGGAGCTCAGCGGCAGTGGTGCGGTGTACGTCCAGGCGTCGGAGGAGAAGCTGTGAGCACGCCCGTGGTCTTCGACCCCATGACGCTGCCGTCGGACGACAACGTCAACGCGTACACCTTCTGCGTGGAGCTCAAGGGGAGCCAGTGGTTCCTGCAGAAGGGCAAGATGATCGCCTACTACGGGCGGATCGAGTTCAACGGGATCGGCCACGGCCGCTTCGAGCGGCTGATCCGTACGAGCTTCCACTCGCCGCTGCACGCGAGCGACTGGGTGGTGGCCGAGGGCAGCGGCAAGATGCTGCTCGCCGACCGGGCCTTCGATGTGAACTCCTACGACCTGGACAACGGCAATCTGACGATCCGCTCCGGCAACCTGCTGGCCTACCAGCCGACGCTGGCGCTGAAGCAGTCGATCGTGCCGGGGTTCCTGACGCTGATCGGCACCGGGAAGTTCGTCGCCGCGTCCAACGGGCCGGTGGTCTTCATGGAGCCGCCGCTGCGCGTCGACCCGCAGGCACTGGTCGGCTGGGCGGACTGCCCCTCGCCGTGCCACCACTACGACCACGGCTACATGACGGGCGTGATGGGCGGGCTGCGGGCGTTCACCGGGATCGGGGGCGCGTCCGGCGAGGAGCACCAGTTCGAGTTCGTCGGCGCGGGCACGGTGCTGCTCCAGTCGACCGAGGTACTGATGGCCGAACAGCCGACGGGGGCCGTGCCGCAGCAGGCGGGCGTCCCCGGCGGTGGTCAACCTGGGTCCGCACCCCGCATGCCCGGCCAGCTGGGGGACCTCCAGCGTCGCTTCGGGTTTTGACATCCTCCTCCAGCTGAAGCAGGGGGATTCCTGGCTCAGGCCGCCTCCAGGAGCAGCGCTCCCGGAGGGCTTCCGCCGTCAGCACCAGCCGGGTTGAGACCTGCCCGGACGAGCATCACATGGGCGGAGTTCTTGTCCCGGGGGGACACGGCTCCGCACGCGGTGCACGCGTACGTTCGTTCAGAGAGGGGAAGTGCGTGCTTGGTTCTCGCACCGCACTGTG harbors:
- a CDS encoding AIM24 family protein gives rise to the protein MPFREINSKMVEATVIPGQKMYSQRGAMLAYRGEVSFTPNIQGGQGGVMSMIGRRMANEATPLMTVEGSGTVMFGHGGHHIQVITLTGDTLYVEADRLLAFDGTLQQGTMFMGSQGGVMGMVRGQVTGQGLFTTTLKGHGAVAVMAHGGVIELPITPGRDVHVDPQAYVAHHGEVRNKLSTALGWRDMVGRGSGEAFQLELSGSGAVYVQASEEKL
- a CDS encoding AIM24 family protein — translated: MSTPVVFDPMTLPSDDNVNAYTFCVELKGSQWFLQKGKMIAYYGRIEFNGIGHGRFERLIRTSFHSPLHASDWVVAEGSGKMLLADRAFDVNSYDLDNGNLTIRSGNLLAYQPTLALKQSIVPGFLTLIGTGKFVAASNGPVVFMEPPLRVDPQALVGWADCPSPCHHYDHGYMTGVMGGLRAFTGIGGASGEEHQFEFVGAGTVLLQSTEVLMAEQPTGAVPQQAGVPGGGQPGSAPRMPGQLGDLQRRFGF